The following proteins are encoded in a genomic region of Micropterus dolomieu isolate WLL.071019.BEF.003 ecotype Adirondacks linkage group LG04, ASM2129224v1, whole genome shotgun sequence:
- the LOC123969904 gene encoding protein phosphatase 1 regulatory subunit 29-like: MASRLHLSSLSPSLIVSLLLPALLLLHLPGTVKGDCWLIEGDKGYVWLAICSQNQPPYETIPQHINSTVHDLRLNENKLKAVLFTSMFRFTNLTDLNLTKNEISYIEDGAFAGQANLQVLQLGYNKLTNLTEGMLRGLGRMQCLFLQHNLIEVIANNAFWECPSLSSLDLSSNKLARLDPSTFTVLNRLMVCELAGNPFHCGCELYSFLTWLEAFNNVTHTYDRLQCETPLEMTGYPLLSPVPGHGRNARYALLSMCRDGVIIPGMTSQTPDQDGSGMGLDNPDQGLYHQPTISSTADPTYSHQISMKLHTVTLSTASLMVQIPRPYSKMYILSQYNNTFVEDIRPLKNKKELITLDKLKPHTNYTFCVASASKSQRYNHTCLSFTTRAMGPEDPRTNPSTTTHYIMTILGCLFGMVIVLGFVYYCLRRRRIQEEKQKAISVKKTILEMRYGPEAAAAVANDPGAMQRLQEQAHHQHHHSGGAGGKLPPSTSSSTGMLHGSANTSSSRLSTLPQVEKMATAFSEAMGGKGNYMDVRTAGVVVEGREGGVATGGAGVGGEVVVDMRGGAENETEVGEDSDDDGRGSASEISTIAKEVDKVNQIINNCIDALKLDASANVVTTADNANSMSSSQPPTCIASLPRNLLPLSPGHPGDQIMASSPKVHPKSHPQPHPQPHPQPHPQPHPQPHPQLHQQPHPPSMAPVPLVMPLSERPGISGGGFLSPPYRDPPPANAVRPLQRQLSADTTVVKNRCGAPAVGSVKSTRVFSVDIPEQRSDPPKYPTEKGSPVGCGGGGGSGGGGGVGGCNGNGMGNINGGGVSVNGGGVGCNNGSGGGVVGAGQQQQQHHLEVQPDYHSSEHRHSFPALYYEGGNDSPSPAQKASFLKPLGRTKRDATATYSQLSPSRHHNYNSGYSSSPEYSSESTLRIWERFRPYKKSPREEASYIAAGHALRKKVQFAKDEDLHDILDYWKGVSAQQKL; this comes from the exons ATGGCCAGCAGACTCCATTTGTCCTCCCTGTCTCCCTCCCTGATTGTCTCCCTCCTGCTACCTGCACTGTTGCTCCTTCACCTGCCTGGCACGGTGAAAGGGGACTGCTGGCTGATAGAGGGGGATAAAGGCTACGTTTGGCTGGCTATCTGCAGTCAGAACCAGCCTCCATATGAGACCATCCCCCAGCACATCAACAGCACG GTTCATGACCTGAGGTTGAATGAGAACAAACTTAAGGCTGTGCTCTTTACCTCCATGTTCCGCTTCACAAACCTCACTGACCTCAATCTTACCAAGAATGAGATCAGCTACATCGAGGATGGGGCATTTGCTGGGCAGGCCAACCTACAG gTTCTCCAGCTGGGCTACAACAAGCTTACCAACCTGACTGAAGGCATGTTGAGAGGTCTGGGTCGAATGCAGTGCCTCTTCTTGCAACACAACCTCATTGAGGTCATTGCCAACAACGCCTTCTGGGAGTGCCCCAGCCTCAGCAGCCTGGATTTATCTTCCAATAAGTTGGCCCGTCTTGACCCGTCTACCTTCACTGTTCTCAACAGGCTGATGGTGTGTGAACTAGCAGGAAACCCGTTCCACTGTGGCTGTGAACTCTACAGCTTTCTCACTTGGCTGGAGGCTTTTAACAATGTCACCCACACCTATGACCGCCTCCAGTGTGAAACCCCTTTGGAAATGACTGGTTATCCACTCCTGAGCCCAGTGCCCGGACATGGAAGAAATGCCCGTTATGCTCTTTTGTCCATGTGTCGCGATGGGGTCATAATTCCAGGGATGACCTCCCAAACGCCAGATCAAGATGGCTCAGGGATGGGTTTGGACAACCCAGACCAAGGTCTGTACCACCAGCCAACCATATCGTCAACTGCTGACCCCACCTATAGCCATCAGATTTCAATGAAGCTTCACACTGTTACCCTCTCCACCGCTTCTCTAATGGTACAGATTCCACGACCATACAGTAAGATGTACATCCTCTCCCAGTACAACAACACATTTGTTGAAGACATCAGGCCTCTGAAAAATAAGAAGGAGTTAATCACTTTGGACAAGCTGAAACCGCACACAAACTACACCTTTTGTGTGGCTTCTGCAAGCAAATCTCAGCGCTACAACCACACCTGTCTGTCCTTTACCACACGAGCTATGGGACCAGAGGACCCACGAACCAATCCATCCACAACTACCCACTACATCATGACCATCTTGGGATGTCTCTTTGGCATGGTCATTGTGCTTGGATTCGTCTATTACTGTCTTAGACGGCGACGCATCcaggaagagaaacagaaagctATAAGCGTGAAGAAAACTATTTTGGAGATGAG GTATGGCCCAGAGGCAGCTGCGGCAGTGGCCAATGACCCAGGTGCCATGCAGCGTCTCCAGGAGCAGGctcaccaccaacaccaccattcaggaggagcaggaggcaaGCTGCCCCCGTCAACTTCCTCTAGCACAGGCATGCTTCACGGCTCAGCCAACACCAGCTCTTCCCGCCTCTCCACCTTACCGCAAGTGGAAAAAATGGCCACTGCCTTCTCTGAGGCAATGGGCGGCAAGGGCAATTACATGGATGTGAGGACGGCAGGAGTGGTAGTTgaaggcagggagggaggggtggcAACTGGAGGAGCGGGGGTAGGAGGGGAAGTAGTTGTGGATATGCGAGGTGGGGCTGAGAATGAGACTGAGGTTGGGGAGGATTCGGATGACGATGGCCGTGGCTCAGCATCAGAGATCTCCACCATCGCCAAGGAGGTGGACAAGGTGAACCAGATCATTAACAACTGCATTGATGCCCTGAAGCTGGATGCCTCTGCTAATGTTGTGACCACAGCTGACAATGCCAACTCTATGTCCTCCTCCCAGCCTCCAACTTGCATTGCATCCCTCCCCCGCAACCTCCTGCCCCTCTCTCCAGGCCATCCTGGAGATCAGATCATGGCCTCCTCTCCAAAGGTGCATCCAAAGTCTCACCCCCAGCCTCATCCTCAGCCTCATCCTCAGCCACATCCTCAGCCACATCCTCAGCCTCATCCTCAGCTACATCAGCAGCCTCATCCACCTTCTATGGCCCCAGTGCCCCTGGTAATGCCCCTGTCTGAGCGGCCAGGCATTAGTGGTGGGGGGTTCCTCTCCCCTCCTTACCGTGATCCCCCCCCAGCAAATGCAGTGCGGCCCCTTCAAAGGCAATTGAGTGCTGACACTACTGTGGTGAAGAACCGTTGTGGTGCCCCTGCTGTGGGATCTGTCAAGAGCACCAGGGTGTTCAGTGTGGATATCCCGGAGCAGCGCAGTGATCCTCCTAAGTACCCAACAGAAAAAGGCAGTCCTGTGGgttgtggtggtggaggtggaagTGGAGGAGGTGGCGGAGTAGGGGGCTGCAACGGAAATGGCATGGGAAACATAAATGGCGGTGGAGTGAGCGTGAATGGGGGCGGGGTGGGGTGTAATAATGGGAGTGGAGGTGGGGTGGTTGGCGctggacagcagcagcagcagcatcacttGGAGGTCCAGCCAGACTACCACAGCTCAGAGCACCGGCACTCCTTTCCTGCACTCTACTATGAGGGTGGCAACGATTCACCCTCACCGGCCCAAAAGGCCTCATTCCTCAAGCCACTGGGCCGCACCAAGAGGGATGCCACAGCCACCTACTCCCAGCTCTCACCTTCTCGTCACCACAACTACAATTCTGGCTACTCCTCTAGTCCAGAATATTCATCTGAGAGCACACTGCGGATCTGGGAGCGATTCCGGCCTTACAAGAAAAGCCCCAGAGAGGAAGCATCGTATATAGCGGCAGGCCATGCCCTGCGTAAGAAGGTGCAGTTTGCCAAGGACGAGGACCTTCACGATATTTTGGACTACTGGAAGGGGGTTTCTGCCCAGCAGAAGCTGTGA